A portion of the Nitrososphaerales archaeon genome contains these proteins:
- a CDS encoding VTT domain-containing protein, which produces MISLLTFWLWLDANLITYGYIGVFVSSLLTHFMIFVPAPYLIPVALTSLNPSFDPLLVALSSASGATIAKTVVFRVSYEGQRLLDERTRKKIKPLQTLIGKYGWIAAFLAAATPIPDDIVYITLGFTKYSLWRFIIATFSGKMILISIVAFGVRIFGITFIEPFLKEGVEPTSIIILASLFLIIAVMIIYAIIKIDWAKLLRRWLPYQDEV; this is translated from the coding sequence ATGATATCGCTATTAACTTTCTGGTTATGGTTGGATGCCAACCTCATCACCTATGGTTATATTGGTGTCTTCGTATCCAGCCTCCTCACACACTTTATGATCTTCGTACCTGCGCCCTACCTTATACCAGTAGCCCTTACCAGCCTTAACCCATCATTCGATCCACTATTGGTCGCTTTATCGAGTGCGAGTGGTGCTACTATAGCGAAGACGGTAGTATTCAGGGTGAGTTATGAAGGCCAAAGGCTACTCGATGAAAGAACTAGGAAGAAGATTAAACCACTTCAAACGCTAATCGGGAAGTATGGTTGGATCGCGGCATTTTTAGCCGCTGCTACACCGATTCCAGACGATATCGTTTATATAACGTTAGGCTTCACAAAGTATAGCCTTTGGCGTTTTATCATCGCAACCTTTTCCGGGAAGATGATCCTTATAAGTATAGTGGCCTTTGGTGTACGAATCTTCGGGATAACGTTCATCGAGCCCTTTCTTAAAGAGGGTGTCGAGCCCACATCGATCATAATCTTAGCATCACTCTTTTTAATTATAGCCGTTATGATTATCTATGCAATAATTAAGATCGATTGGGCGAAGCTCCTTAGAAGATGGCTACCATATCAAGACGAAGTGTAG
- a CDS encoding endonuclease Q family protein: MRVFADLHIHSKYSAATSVNMDINTIVFYAMLKGLRLIGTGDITHPKWFKEVSELLIPDDDTNLLKLKEKPQLPIRFMITTEVATVYSDAGKIRKIHHLLLIPSLEVAAQVSDVLGRSGDLSIDGRPVLSLTSPELVEKMVQISKLIEIIPAHIWTPWWSILGANSGYDSIEECYADQVHHIHALETGLSSDPPMNWRVSKLDRYTLVSNSDSHSPHPYRLGREANIFELKELSYIEVLNAIRTKDPKRFLSTIETKPEYGKYHYSGHRDCEVSMSGIDAIKHGGKCPKCGKALTKGVEQRVEELADRPQGYILKDVPRFHHLLPLHEVIATVIGASNPSVKNVQSIYDNLIKAFGDEFSVMIFAPLAEIERVAGREMAIAIQAVREDSIKVIPGYDGLYGRIVIEPLQKKLL; this comes from the coding sequence ATGAGGGTTTTCGCCGATCTGCACATTCACTCAAAGTACAGTGCGGCGACGAGTGTAAATATGGATATCAATACGATAGTCTTTTACGCGATGCTAAAGGGGCTTCGACTCATCGGCACGGGAGATATTACACACCCAAAATGGTTTAAAGAAGTTTCAGAGTTATTAATACCAGATGATGATACAAACCTTTTAAAATTGAAAGAGAAACCACAATTGCCTATACGTTTTATGATAACTACAGAGGTCGCTACAGTCTATTCCGATGCTGGTAAAATTCGTAAAATTCACCATCTACTCTTAATTCCATCGTTAGAAGTGGCCGCACAAGTCTCAGACGTATTGGGAAGGAGTGGTGATTTGAGTATCGATGGTAGACCGGTCTTATCTCTTACATCACCAGAACTCGTTGAGAAGATGGTACAAATCTCTAAGCTCATCGAAATCATCCCAGCACATATATGGACACCTTGGTGGAGTATTCTTGGTGCCAATAGCGGATATGATTCTATAGAGGAGTGTTACGCTGATCAGGTTCATCACATTCACGCATTGGAGACCGGTCTTTCGAGCGATCCTCCGATGAATTGGAGGGTGAGTAAACTCGATCGGTACACATTGGTCTCAAATAGCGATAGCCACTCTCCCCACCCATACCGCTTAGGCCGTGAGGCGAATATTTTTGAGTTGAAGGAATTGAGTTACATAGAGGTTTTGAATGCGATTCGTACAAAAGATCCCAAAAGGTTCCTCTCCACAATAGAGACGAAGCCCGAATATGGTAAATATCATTACAGTGGCCATAGAGATTGTGAAGTATCGATGTCGGGTATCGATGCGATCAAGCATGGTGGTAAATGCCCGAAGTGTGGGAAGGCATTAACAAAAGGTGTCGAGCAGAGGGTGGAGGAGCTCGCCGATAGACCCCAAGGCTACATACTTAAAGATGTACCTCGGTTTCACCACTTACTCCCATTACATGAAGTCATCGCTACCGTCATCGGTGCTTCAAACCCTTCCGTAAAGAATGTTCAGTCGATTTACGATAACCTCATCAAAGCTTTTGGAGACGAATTTTCTGTTATGATATTTGCACCTTTGGCCGAGATCGAGAGGGTGGCTGGGAGAGAGATGGCGATAGCTATACAGGCAGTTAGAGAAGATAGTATCAAAGTGATACCTGGTTATGATGGTCTTTACGGTCGAATAGTGATAGAGCCCCTACAAAAGAAACTTCTATGA
- a CDS encoding 2-hydroxymuconate tautomerase family protein, protein MPTVHIHMYEGRTKEQKRNLVKNVTDAIVKSLDVKPEAVTIFLHEISKENVAKAGKIVSET, encoded by the coding sequence ATGCCTACAGTCCACATACACATGTACGAAGGTAGGACGAAGGAGCAGAAGCGCAACCTTGTGAAGAATGTGACCGATGCGATTGTGAAGAGCCTCGATGTAAAACCCGAAGCAGTTACGATCTTCCTTCATGAGATATCAAAGGAAAATGTAGCGAAGGCCGGAAAGATCGTATCTGAAACCTAG
- a CDS encoding NUDIX hydrolase has translation MERILSSEVVYRGKLFRVKRDELRMVTGRRVVREVVEHPGAVAIVPLLDDSVVMVEQYRHPAGKTLLEIPAGTLMEGESPEECARRELMEEVGMEAEKLEKIFQCYLAPGYSTEIIHIFVAKGLKKVEAKPELDEHIKIVRLKFSTVIDMIKMGKIEDAKTVCAILLLKDMKFEI, from the coding sequence ATGGAGAGAATTTTAAGTTCTGAAGTGGTATATCGGGGCAAGCTCTTTCGAGTAAAAAGAGATGAGTTGAGGATGGTAACTGGGCGCAGGGTCGTGCGTGAAGTTGTAGAGCATCCGGGAGCTGTTGCTATAGTGCCTTTACTCGATGATAGTGTAGTAATGGTTGAACAGTACCGCCATCCAGCTGGTAAAACCCTATTGGAGATACCTGCTGGAACTTTGATGGAAGGAGAGAGTCCAGAAGAATGTGCGAGGAGAGAATTGATGGAAGAGGTTGGAATGGAGGCTGAGAAGTTAGAGAAGATCTTTCAATGCTACCTTGCACCCGGCTACAGTACGGAGATCATACACATCTTCGTGGCGAAGGGTTTGAAGAAGGTTGAGGCCAAACCAGAGTTAGATGAGCATATCAAGATAGTACGATTGAAGTTCTCTACAGTTATCGATATGATAAAGATGGGTAAGATAGAGGATGCAAAGACCGTATGTGCCATCCTCCTTTTAAAAGATATGAAATTCGAGATATAG